From the genome of Anopheles merus strain MAF chromosome X, AmerM5.1, whole genome shotgun sequence, one region includes:
- the LOC121599132 gene encoding filaggrin, whose amino-acid sequence MGSAQHHWDLIKMEPMDDADTNELGMLDPTKIGLDQLIDFGMAAGSSSVTGGAAGGLLLGGDGSIALTFGSTASSSSSSSTAPSSSSSLSTSSSPLSPSISFFETHLGTLPDQKTQIRHDCMWAGMCADQSHPEKSSHAGCGGCARQNRHQQQQQQAAVSVAASLSRVPSKDIPKSQGESPATVEAASEKPKGPGGVGGSSVLANRPLAVGFKATAPAATSLLTPFKATQSSAQIPAGSSLLIKRQQQQQQQQQQQHQQLPSLVHGLNYRPFPPSPSSSDSSAGAVEGGASDEQQQQSVRMVRVPHQPRGSFLAARELEARSVAAQNHARPDTPLSLDDDPLEFKHNLDLVATCTIGSNQQSLLHTSASTAPGLSSASAGSFASSSSSGSSSSSSSSSSNGSPTSTTSAESRTGSGTSYSGRLSSHCSCGGSGSSSIGVIGNHTTQCYYNYLQDTSSLDELRSKQLREQLYMLDDPFGMGGPLSSYPYHHHHHHHHHHHASLLHLRPDSPDSQLEQLLIDLREIEGESNSMLLLQHGSPAAADTAAKDGLQSAGQRHQQQQQQQQHAGHLVGARSTAPCGGELSGGAHATCSKECSWSSLELSHHLVSPGGSGMERKRRHSYAHRRRGGGTARGWISENDEDDEEEDALKQLEAEEASFEKQQTHGAARSAFPWEDEEDEEEEEDEEEEEEEDEDESDEDGEKEQEEGAQEDEEEEEEEEEDEEEEEEDASNASLYGGAGRSRMRGARHRYHSNHSRLHHHQHRRAAARATSYRPYDVEAHKNGKKQKKQPGAAVAAAATPTNHHLLASGGGVSTVVIAGSGPATLKPATKSAGASGALNGAPSGGSQQQPGSNNSSPPYQATHFGDHSYTRPKGGYNMNELGVQTPSDSDEEIDVVSIGDKNLPTNPTERDYRQLQSEVASKIRTASSRGAPNGAHTYGAGSHHHHHHHHSYQRHQHHLGDGSGSGLHHLGGIYPTPAGSTTISGANTPLPTGSGGASAASSPPPACTTGSSSSGASRKRPVGGSGSSGKRSSNSSKRMRLSHSKRSGGDGSSSSSSSGSRYDSTAAQALAEELDTVEKRNLHNNLERQRRIGLKNLFEELKRQIPQLRDKERAPKVNILREAAALCTRLNQEAEQVNELRQRQMKLYERVRYLRASIHSQRLGVD is encoded by the exons ATGGGTTCGGCCCAGCACCACTGGGATCTGATCAAGATGGAGCCGATGGATGACGCCGACACGAACGAGCTCGGTATGCTCGATCCGACCAAAATCGGGCTGGACCAGCTGATCGACTTCGGCATGGcggccggcagcagcagcgtgacTGGTGGGGCGGCCGGCGGCCTCCTGCTCGGCGGCGATGGCTCGATCGCGCTGACCTTCGGCAGCAccgctagcagcagcagcagcagcagcaccgcccccagtagcagcagcagcctcagcaccagcagcagtccCCTCTCCCCGAGCATCTCCTTCTTCGAAACGCATCTCGGAACGCTGCCCGACCAGAAGACCCAGATCCGGCACGATTGCATGTGGGCCGGCATGTGCGCCGACCAGTCACATCCGGAGAAGAGTAGCCACGCGGGCTGCGGTGGCTGTGCCCGCCAGAAccggcaccagcagcagcagcagcaggcggcaGTGTCGGTGGCCGCCAGTCTCTCGCGCGTACCTTCCAAGGACATTCCCAAGTCCCAAGGCGAGTCGCCGGCAACCGTGGAAGCGGCCAGCGAGAAGCCGAAGGGGCCGGGCGGCGTGGGCGGCAGCAGTGTGCTCGCCAATCGGCCGCTGGCCGTTGGGTTTAAGGCGACCGCGCCGGCGGCAACCAGTCTGCTAACGCCGTTCAAGGCGACCCAAAGCTCGGCCCAAATCCCGGCCGGCAGCTCCCTCCTCATCaagcgtcagcagcagcagcagcagcagcagcagcaacagcaccagcagcttcCCTCCCTCGTGCACGGGCTCAACTATCGCCCGTTCCCGCCGTCCCCGTCGTCGTCGGACAGCTCGGCCGGTGCGGTCGAGGGTGGCGCTAgcgacgagcagcagcagcagagcgtGCGGATGGTGCGGGTGCCGCATCAGCCGCGTGGCTCCTTCCTGGCGGCGCGCGAGCTGGAGGCGCGGAGCGTGGCGGCGCAAAACCACGCCCGGCCGGACACGCCGCTCAGCCTGGACGACGATCCGCTCGAGTTCAAGCATAACCTCGACCTGGTCGCCACCTGCACGATCGGCTCGAACCAGCAGAGCCTGCTGCACACCTCCGCCTCCACCGCCCCGGGACTGTCGTCCGCCAGTGCGGGCAGCTtcgccagcagcagtagtagcggcagcagcagcagcagcagcagcagcagtagtaacgGCAGCCCTACCTCCACCACCTCGGCCGAATCTCGCACCGGGAGCGGCACGTCGTACAGCGGTCGGCTGAGCAGTCACTGTAGttgcggcggcagcggcagcagcagtatagGCGTGATCGGCAACCACACGACCCAGTGCTACTACAACTACCTGCAGGACACGTCCAGCCTGGACGAGCTGCGGAGCAAGCAGCTGCGGGAGCAGCTGTACATGCTGGACGACCCGTTCGGTATGGGCGGCCCGCTCAGCAGCTAtccgtaccaccaccaccaccaccaccatcatcaccatcacgcGTCTCTGCTGCATTTGCGGCCCGACTCGCCGGACAGccagctcgagcagctgctGATCGATCTGCGCGAGATCGAGGGCGAAAGCAactcgatgctgctgctgcagcacggcTCACCGGCGGCGGCCGACACTGCTGCCAAGGATGGTCTGCAGTCGGCGGGCCAGcgtcaccagcagcagcagcagcagcagcagcatgctgGCCATCTAGTAGGGGCCCGCTCGACGGCACCGTGCGGCGGCGAGCTGAGCGGCGGTGCGCATGCCACCTGCAGCAAGGAGTGCAGCTGGAGCAGCCTGGAGCTGTCCCACCATCTCGTCTCGCCCGGCGGCAGCGGGATGGAGCGCAAGCGGCGGCACTCGTACGCCCACCGGCGGCGGGGCGGCGGCACGGCGCGAGGCTGGATCAGCGAGAatgacgaggacgacgaggaggaggacgcgCTGAAGCAGCTCGAGGCGGAGGAGGCTTCCTTCGAGAAGCAGCAGACGCACGGTGCGGCCCGCTCCGCCTTCCCCTGGGAAGAcgaggaggatgaggaggaggaggaggacgaggaggaggaggaggaagaggacgaAGACGAGAGCGATGAGGATGGCGagaaggagcaggaggagggcGCCCAGGAAGATgaggaagaagaggaggaggaagaagaggatgaggaggaggaggaggaggacgccAGCAATGCCAGCCTGTACGGTGGTGCGGGCCGGAGCCGGATGCGGGGCGCTCGCCACCGGTACCACAGCAACCACAGCCggctgcaccaccaccagcaccggcGAGCGGCGGCCCGTGCCACCTCCTACCGCCCGTACGACGTGGAGGCGCACAAGAACGgcaagaagcagaagaagcagCCGGGTGCTGctgtcgccgccgccgccacccccACCAACCATCATCTGCTAGCGAGCGGCGGTGGCGTCAGCACGGTCGTCATCGCTGGCAGTGGCCCGGCCACCCTCAAGCCTGCCACGAAATCGGCCGGTGCGAGCGGCGCCCTAAATGGAGCGCCCTCTGGCGGctcccagcagcagccgggGAGCAACAACAGCTCGCCACCGTACCAGGCGACCCACTTCGGCGACCACAGCTACACCCGCCCCAAGGGCGGCTACAACATGAACGAGCTCGGCGTGCAGACGCCGTCCGATTCCG ATGAAGAAATCGACGTGGTTTCGATCGGCGACAAGAACCTCCCGACCAACCCGACCGAGCGCGACTACCGCCAGCTGCAGTCGGAGGTGGCGAGCAAGATACGCACCGCCTCGTCCCGCGGCGCCCCGAACGGTGCGCATACGTACGGGGCCGGTtcgcatcaccaccaccaccaccaccattcctACCAGCGCCACCAGCACCATCTGGGCGACGGGTCCGGATCGGGGCTGCACCATCTCGGCGGCATCTATCCCACGCCGGCCGGCTCCACCACGATATCCGGTGCCAACACGCCGCTGCCGACCGGTAGCGGGGGCGCTAGTGCGGCCTCCTCACCGCCGCCCGCCTgcaccaccggcagcagctcGTCCGGCGCGTCGCGGAAGCGGCCGGTCGGTGGCAGTGGCAGTTCCGGCAAACGGTCCTCCAACTCCAGCAAACGGATGCGCCTGTCGCACTCGAAGCGAAGCGGCGgcgacggcagcagcagcagcagcagcagcggcagccggTACGATTCGACCGCCGCCCAGGCGCTGGCCGAGGAGCTGGACACGGTCGAGAAGCGCAACCTGCACAACAACCTGGAACGGCAGCGCCGCATCGGGCTGAAGAATCTGTTCGAGGAGCTGAAGCGCCAGATACCGCAGCTGCGCGACAAGGAGCGCGCGCCCAAGGTAAACATTTTGCGTGAGGCGGCTGCCCTCTGCACCCGGCTGAACCAGGAGGCCGAGCAGGTGAATGAGCTGCGCCAGCGGCAGATGAAGCTGTACGAGCGCGTGCGCTACCTGCGCGCCTCCATCCACAGCCAGCGGCTCGGTGTGGACTAG